CCGCGGTGGCGGCCATCATGAGGGTCAGCGCGATCCAACCGGGCTGGGGGTTCAGGGTGCGCAACGCCTGGCCGAGGGTGGCGAGGGGGACGACGAGGAGCAGGGGCTGGAGAAGCGCGGCGGCGAGCGGTCTGAGGGGGACGTGGAAGGTTTGGGTCAGCAGTCGGGCCATCCAGGGGAGTTGGACGAGGAAGAGGCCCAAGAAGGTGCCCCAGAGGGGTCCGACCACCCCTAGGCGTTGGGCCAGGAACAGGCTGAGGGCGATGTTGAGCGCTGCGCCCAGGAGGGCGGGTCCCAGGGTGGGGGTAGGCCGTCCGGTGCCGGCGAAGCACCAGCCCCATAAGCTCCACAGTCCCACGCCCCAGGCGTTGGCGCAGCTGAGCGAGGCGGCGAGGGTTCCGGCGTAGAGCTGTCCTTGGGGGTCAGTCATCCAAAGCGCCACGAACTCGCGTCCCCAACAGGCGATGGGGACCAAAGCCGCAACGGCCAGGATGGTGGTTAGGCGGGTCAATTCCAGGAGGCGGGCCACGAAGACGTCGCGGCGGCCCTGATGCTCCAACTGGGCCAAGCCGGCCCAACTGGCCGACGCCACCGCCTGCAACTGCGCCTGGGCCAGCAGGGGCAGCCGGGTGGTGAAGAAAAACAGCGGCACCGCGCCGCTGCCCAAGACCGCCGAGACCACCAGGATGTCGGTGGTCAAGGACAACCGCCCGGCGATGGTCAGCAACGCGGTGGGCAGGCTGAGGGTTCTCAAGGCGCGTCCCAGTTCGCGGCGGGTGGCGGGGGGGTCGTCCGCGGGGGGGCAGACCGGCTCGGCACGCGCGCGGATCTCGCGTCGCAGCAACCAGGCCGCATCGATCGAGACGGCCGCGGCGAAGCCGAGCATCCCCAGCGCGGTGGCGGCGGTCTGACCGGCCACGCCGTAACCCCGCGCGGCAAACGCCACCATCAGCCCCACGATCACGACCGCTTGAAGGGTCAGATAGAGGCTCACCCGCCACCCCAACTGGCGGGCGTCCAACAGGGTGCGGCACGGCGAGGCGCACAGCGAAGGCAGCGCGGCCAGCAAAAACAGCCAGGCCCAGAACCGCTCGTGGACCAGGTCCGGTCCGACCGGCACCAAGTGGTCCATCAGTGGCAGCAGCACGATGCCGGCGAGGCCGCAGAGGATCACCACCCCGACATAGGCACGCACCCCCAGCCCCACCACCATCGCCAACTGGCGGGGATCGTCGCGGGCCAATGCCCGGGCAAACATGGGAGCCAACGCGCCGGAGAGGCCAAACTCAAGAATGACCAAATTGCTTTGCCAGTCGGTCAGCGCCTTGGCCGCGCCAAAGCGTTCGTCGCCCAGCAACGGATAGAGAACCCGGTTGCTCCACAAACCCAACAGGATCGTCACCACGGTGAAGCCCAGGGTCGCGGCGTAGGCCCGCACCGCCTGGGTGGAACGATTCGGAGTCACGGGCCGTGCGCCGCTCATCTCAGGGGGTTGGGGTGAAACCACGGAACGGAACGGAACGGAACGGAACCGAGGGGCCGCCGCATTCGAGGCGGCCCGCGAGAACAACGGGCAGACCGGCTTGGGCGGACCAACCGCGCTGAAACACCCCCCAAGCCCGACGTTGGCCAAGGAGGTGCGGTGGCCGTTCCCGGCTCAGCCGGTTCGGCAAGCCCGTTCGATGACCCGGGTGAGTTTGGCCTCGAAGGCGGCAATGGCGCGGCGGTCGTTGTTGGGACGGGCCAACCGGGCCTCTTGGAGTTCCTGGTACAGCTGCGGCTCGATGGTGATCAGAAACTCCAAACAGGCCCGGACTAGGTGCGACAGGCTCAAATGACTTGGAGTTTCGCCACGGTCCCGCCCCCTCAGGGAGGGCGGCGTCACCAAGGCGCGGGAGAGCCGCAGGGCAAACTCCTTGTAGCGCTGTTCATCCTCGGGCGTCATCAAGCATCGAAGCGTCCGAGTCAAACGTTCCTCGGTGCCCGCGTCCCAACTTGCCCCCGCCAGCGGGTCCGGGGCGGCGTGGGCCGGCGAAGGGGAGGCGGCGGTCACGGCGGGGGCGGTCAATGGACTTGGACTCATCGCGCGGTCCTCGGGCGGGGCGTTCAGGCGGTCGGGTTCGCGGTGGCGTTCAGGTCGCGGTTCAACGGCGGCCGCCTCAGACTGGGGGGCCTCGGCCGCCTCGGCCGCCAGCGGCGTCGGCAGGGACGGGGACGCCACGCCGCCGGTGGGGACCGGACGAACCAACCCCCCCAACAGCTTCTCTTGAATCGGGTTGAAAACCTTCTCGTCTTTCGATGCGAACTTGGCCATGAGACGGCCTCCCCGCCCGTCCGGGCCGAGTGGATGGTCAGGAGGGACGCGGGCCAACCACGCGCCGACGCGACCCGATGCACCTCACCTCACCTCATCTCACCTCATCTCACCTCACCTCATCTCATCTCACCCCCGCCCCGTCTCGTCCAACCTCGCCCATGCGCGGGCGAAGCGCGCCGAGGGCGGCCAACCGCCGCTCCAACTCGTCGGCCACCGCCCGGAACTGCTTGCTGACCTTGTGGTGGGGGTCGAGGCTGAGGATGGTTCGCCCCAGCTTTTGCGCGGTGGGAACAATCGTCGAGCGGCTGATGGCGGTGGCGAATGGTTTCATGTGGTCGGGCAAGCCGCCGAAGGTGGTTTGGAGGTACTCCACCAGTTCCCGCCCCAAACGGGTGGGCCGCGGTTCCGCATTGGAAAGCACCACCCCCAGCAGGGTCAACCCCGGGTTGCCGTGCTGGCGAGCCGCGGCGATGTCCCCCAGGGCCGTGTTCAAGCCCTGCAAGGCGAAGGCTTCCGGCATCGCGGTCAACAGAAAATAGTCGGCCGCTTTGTAAGCGGCGATCGTCGGCGACGTCAGGTTCGGCGCGGTATCCAGAAAGATCAGGTCGTAACGCGGGCGAATCCGTTCCAAGGCCCGCTTGAGAGCGCTGGGGAGGTCGGCGAAGCGGCCCTCCCGCTCCAAAAGCGCCTGATCGATCCCTTCCAGATTGCGCCGCGCCGCGATGAGCTCCAGACCCTGGGGCAGTTCGACCCCGTCGAGATCGCCGGCTTTGAGGATGACCTCCTCGGGCGGCTCGCTCCCCACCAAGACCTCGAAGCTGCCCAGCAAGGGAAGGTTGTCACCAATTCCCACATGTTGAGACGCACCGCGGTTAACGTCGAGATCCCACACCAAACAGCGTCGCCCTTGCTCGGCGAGGGCCGCGGCGAGATTGACCGTGATCGTCGTTTTGGCCACGCCCCCCTTTTGATTGCCCACCGCAATCACCACGCCGTCGCGGGGCGGGTCTTGGTTGTGGTCCACCTCGTGGCCGTGGCGCGGTTGATCTGCGGCGGTGACTGAGGGCGGGTGCGGGTCAGGACGTTGGCCCACGTCAGGGGCCGACGCTCTGGACGAGGCGCTGGAACGGCTCATGGCTGTGGACGGCATTCCGTCACCTCCCGTAGGCTCAGGCGCGGGCCCGTGTGGCGTGGTGTGGCGTGGTGTGGCGTGGTGTGGTGTGGTGTGGTGTGGTGGTGACGCGCTCCACCCGCCCCGTTCGGGTGTTCTCTTCGACCCATCCCCCACTGCTTCTTCACCCTGAATCGTCTCGAACATGACCGTTCGAATCCCCAAGCCATAACGATCACGCGAGTTCATCATAACACGGTCAAAACGGCTTGAACATACTAGCCAGGTTATGACAATCACGCGGGTTCATCCGCGTGTGGTCAAAACGGCTTGAACATGCTGTCCAGGGTGTGACAATCACGCGGGTTCATCCGCGTGTGGTCAAAACGGCTTGAACATGCTGTCCAGGGTGTGACAATCACGCAGGTTCATCCACGCGTGGTCAAAACGGCTTGAACATGCTGTCCAGGCTATGACAATCACGCGGGTTCATCCGCAATGCCAACGGTAGCGTCTGAACTGAACCGCGACGGCTTGCCGCGATGCGGTGTGGGCCCGACTCCGGCGAAAAAGGCCAGGGGGTGTGTTACAATAGCGAACTCAGGTGATTCGGCTTGACTTGATGCGGTTTGGCAACGTCGCTCTCGATCGAGTTCAGCCGGGGCCGCCGCGATGTGGTGGTTCGTCCGTTGCGATCGTGGGCGGGCGGACGCTTGGCCGGACACTTGCCGTTGTCCTTTCTCAACCACTGATCTTGCGTGATTTGTCCCGATGACGA
The nucleotide sequence above comes from Isosphaera pallida ATCC 43644. Encoded proteins:
- a CDS encoding lipopolysaccharide biosynthesis protein encodes the protein MTPNRSTQAVRAYAATLGFTVVTILLGLWSNRVLYPLLGDERFGAAKALTDWQSNLVILEFGLSGALAPMFARALARDDPRQLAMVVGLGVRAYVGVVILCGLAGIVLLPLMDHLVPVGPDLVHERFWAWLFLLAALPSLCASPCRTLLDARQLGWRVSLYLTLQAVVIVGLMVAFAARGYGVAGQTAATALGMLGFAAAVSIDAAWLLRREIRARAEPVCPPADDPPATRRELGRALRTLSLPTALLTIAGRLSLTTDILVVSAVLGSGAVPLFFFTTRLPLLAQAQLQAVASASWAGLAQLEHQGRRDVFVARLLELTRLTTILAVAALVPIACWGREFVALWMTDPQGQLYAGTLAASLSCANAWGVGLWSLWGWCFAGTGRPTPTLGPALLGAALNIALSLFLAQRLGVVGPLWGTFLGLFLVQLPWMARLLTQTFHVPLRPLAAALLQPLLLVVPLATLGQALRTLNPQPGWIALTLMMAATAVTALLLAWTLAIPNAERHAWRQRLRHILPRPHR
- a CDS encoding ParA family protein, whose translation is MPSTAMSRSSASSRASAPDVGQRPDPHPPSVTAADQPRHGHEVDHNQDPPRDGVVIAVGNQKGGVAKTTITVNLAAALAEQGRRCLVWDLDVNRGASQHVGIGDNLPLLGSFEVLVGSEPPEEVILKAGDLDGVELPQGLELIAARRNLEGIDQALLEREGRFADLPSALKRALERIRPRYDLIFLDTAPNLTSPTIAAYKAADYFLLTAMPEAFALQGLNTALGDIAAARQHGNPGLTLLGVVLSNAEPRPTRLGRELVEYLQTTFGGLPDHMKPFATAISRSTIVPTAQKLGRTILSLDPHHKVSKQFRAVADELERRLAALGALRPRMGEVGRDGAGVR